A window of Methanoregula sp. genomic DNA:
TTCTCTTCGCCGTCTTCCAGAGTATGATGCTCTTAAACGAAAACAACAATCATAACAAGGATATTCAGGACGCCGTATAGTATGAACGGAATTTATGAGAATTTTGCGTAACGATCTGATGTCTCTTCCTCTCCAGGGTATGGACCAAACAACCATGAGCGATAAGTGCGGCTGGGTGCATGGTGTACATAAGAATTACATCCAACCTTAGGTTTCCACGATGAAGATTGCCATCATCTACGATGTTATCTACCCGTACGTGAAAGGGGGTGTGGAAAAACGTGTGTGGGAACTGGCGGTCCGCCTTTCCCATAGCGGACACGATGTCCACCTGTATGGCATGAAGTTCTGGGATGGCAACGACATTGTCAAACGTGAAGGTGTTACCCTTCACGGTGTCTGCCCGGCACAAAACCTTTACTCCCAAGGGAGAAGAACGGTCCGGGAAGCGATCTCCTTTGGCATTGCTTTATTTTTCCGGCTGCGTCAGGAAAACTATGATATTATCGACTGCCAGCAGTTCCCCTATTTTTCCTGTATAGCGGCAAAATGCAGTATAGTCTTTAAAAAAACGCCTCTTGTGATTACCTGGCATGAAGTCTGGGGCGATTACTGGTACACGTATCTTGGCATTGCAGGGATCTTTGGGAAATGCATTGAGTGGTGGGTATCCCGGCTCACGCCCGCGACGGTTGCCGTTTCAGCAACCACGGCAAAAAATCTCATGACGTTAAACGGCCAGAAAAACATCCGCATCATCCAGAATGGTGTTGACCTGAAACGAATAAATTCGATTCTGCCGCACGATGAAACTTCAGATATCATCTTTGTCGGCCGTTTGATCCGGGAAAAAAATGTGGACCTTCTTGTCCGTGCGATGGGCATCCTCTCACACGAAAACAAAAAGTATCAATTGCTGATCATAGGCGATGGGCCGGAACGTGAAACCATTGAACGGCTCATCCATGAACTCTCGATCGAATCCCATGTGCGTATGACAGGATTCCTGGACGATCATGACGAGATCATCGCCCGGATGAAATCTGCAAAAATATGTGTACTGCCATCAACGCGGGAAGGATTTGGTATCGCGGCGCTTGAAGCGCTGGCATGCGGGTTGCCGGTTGTTACGGTGGATCATAAGGCAAACGCAATACGGGATCTCATCACCGAGCAGAATGGCTGCTTATGCCTGCTCTCTGAAGAAGATCTTGCCGATAAAATTTCCAGAACGATGGCACAGCATAAGGAAATGAAAAATGCCTGTATCGCATCTGCGGAAACCTTTGATTGGGATCATATTGCCTCAGACGTTGAGAACTACTACCAATCAGTAATTGATTTCCGTCGTTAACCATAAAAAAGCGATTAAAAAAAGGGTGACCCAACAGGATGACTCCCTATCCTGAAACCAGTTTTCCCGTTACAACATCGTCTTCGGTCACCGTAATGTACCGGGAGGTACCGGTAATATGGTATAGGCCGTTTGTCTTGACCTCATAGTGATTTCCCGTTGTCGAATAGGGAACGACAAATTCCCCGTTTATACTTTCCTGCCGGTAGACAAATGCCCGCCCGGTGTTTGTCACAATCGGCACTTCAATAATCCCATCACCCGTGATATGGGCTCCGTTGACATACTCAAATATTTTTACATATTTGATATCCGGAAGTGTGGTAAGCGAAGATTCCGGAAACACAGCAACGGTTGCATTATTTTTGGACTCGTGGATGAGCCGGTAATGCTGCAATGCCGGGACAACCTCAATCGGTTCATACGGCTTGTCAGAAAACACATCTGCATATCCCTGGGGCACCAGATTTGAACCTTCACGTATGATTAGTGTGTCACTGGTGATGTGTGATCCATTTACCGGGCGCTCCTGGGTGATGACCCGAGCATACCCGTTTACCTCCCCGGCGGTCTCTCCGTGATTCGGGACCTGACGAATTTTGTAAGTCGTATATTGCAGAGATCCGGGATCGGTCATCGAACCATCATAGATATACAGCCGGACAACCTGTGTCTGGAAATACCCGTTTACAAACCGGTGAACTTTGAGAAGGTGGGAGGAATCGCGGGTGTCCGGAATCATGAACCATTTTATGTAGGAGGAAATATCAACAGAACCACTCTGCCAGGGAACAAGATTGGTGAAGGTGTCGACGGCCATCTTTGAATCGGTGATAATATATTTTCCACCGAAATTCTGGAGCAGCGTATTGGCTTTTGACTCATTTGTGCTCAGGAAATAGACCGCACCCCCATTCGCACCTTCCAGGTTGTTCTGGAACGGGTTCATGATCGGAATACGGTGCGAGAACACTGTAATCCAGTGCCCGGCATCCCAGATCGCCATGACCCCATAGGATTGAGCCGGGTAGGTAAACCCACTGGCATCATAGGATTGATAGTAATCAACACCTGTGTCCGGGCTGTTTGCTCCCAGCCATTTCAGCGATTCAATCCAGTCAGGAGATAAGGTATGGTCCGGTGTTTTCAGTCCATAATCTATATCCTGTGAAAGGGAAGCCACAATAAATGCAGCCGTTGTAAGAATTACGATAATGACAAGGATATTCTTTAAGATATCAATCCTGTTTGCCAGGTTGTGAACGGGGCGTTTTTGATCCCTTTTTTTATTCAGTTTTGGTATGGATACGGGATTTTTGTCCCCGGGTATATCCTTTGATATCTCCCCTGATGGCAAAATCCGGCATCTAACCGGTTCAAGGCATTGGAGAATTTTTTCCTTTCTGATGGTGAGTGTCTCTGCGATACAGATCGCAGCAAGCAAGGCAATATTTACGGTAAAATAATTCTGGAACCGCTGGAACTGGATGGTCAACAGCAGCATCACGACCGACCATACTACAAGAAAAACTGCGTTGCTCTCCCGATTTTTTATCAGTGCATAAGCTAGGATCAGCAATCCGCCAAGTGCCAGGATCAGGGAAAAATTGAAATTTTCCCATGCAATTGGCAAGGTCCAGGGCAGTGTTTCTACAATGCCCACGGAATAGGCTGAAAAACCAACCAGTCCAAGGGCCTGGTTACTGACTGCATTGAGCATGGGATTTATCTGGATAAGAACAAACCCTCCGATGGCAAGAGCTGCAAGACTTATTGTGTATAACCATTTTTTTCCGGAGCAACCCTTGCTCAGAATGGCAAGTACAACCGTCTCACCGATAAGTGCAAAGTGCACATAGACGATCCCGATTGAGTATTGCGTTATGGAGGTTCCGGGTTGTTTGATGCCAAAGAGCAGGAGGAGAGCAGAAGTTACCGATAATAATACCACATTGACGATGAGAAGATGGTTTGAGTTATTCCCCTGGTAATAATTCAGAATATACTGGACTGCTGTATATACTGCGATGACAAGCACCACAAGGATGATGGTAGTCGATGACAGCAGCGCAAGGAACAGGGAAATACCGGCCCCGATTGAAAAGAGAACCGGTAATAAAAATGTAGCACCTTTTTTAATGTCCACGGGATTTTTTTGTATATAATTGAGTACGGAACAATAGATGAGGATAAAGACCGTGCTGAATACCACTTCAGCCACATGGTGATCGTTCCAGCCATACGATGAAATGGTAAAATAATACAGGGAAATTATTGCGATCAGGCCCGCAGCTGCAAGGCCGGCAGACCTGTTCCACAATTGTTTTCCCAGATAATACATTACGGGAACCATCATCATTGCCATGAACGGCGCTACCCATCCGGACATAAAAAAGATCGCATCCCGGGTAGTAGCGCCGGTAATAAGACAGAGGGTCGCTGCAATGAACGGAACCAGCGGACCCCAGTCGAGGGTTTTTCCCCCGGGAAATGCAGTCATGGGATCAAACCAGTTATACTGGGGAAAATGATTCACCATCACTTCGATCTGTCGTAATGTGTAGTAACTGTCCGTATCATAGAGATACAAAAAACCAGCGTCATGGATGAAGAGTGCAGGAATGGCTCTTAATATCAGGGCGACTGCCATGAAAGACAACAACACTGCACCAATAATGCACTGCTGTTTTGTAAATTTTTTAAAAAAATCCATGTTCCCCCAACCTGATTCAAAATGATATCATACCGTATCAGTAACCCGGTCAATATTTCACATGCATGTCAATAATTCTTGTCGTTTAATTTCAACCTATTCCTGTTGATTCACAGGATAAAAAATGGCCTGAATTCAGGAGTGGTTTTTTTAATTTATGTCATTGTGAAAAAATCGTGGAGCAGCAGGCAGTTGCCGGTTACAAAAAAACCCTTCACTTTATTACCCCATCTCCCAAAACTCTTGTAGATGCGAACCAACCGTCACGAGTATTTCCTTGACCTTGCCCTCAGGTGCGCCCACCAGGGAACCTGCCTCCGCCGGAATTTTGGCGCGATCATTGTCGATGAATACAATACAATCGTCTCAACCGGT
This region includes:
- a CDS encoding glycosyltransferase family 4 protein — its product is MKIAIIYDVIYPYVKGGVEKRVWELAVRLSHSGHDVHLYGMKFWDGNDIVKREGVTLHGVCPAQNLYSQGRRTVREAISFGIALFFRLRQENYDIIDCQQFPYFSCIAAKCSIVFKKTPLVITWHEVWGDYWYTYLGIAGIFGKCIEWWVSRLTPATVAVSATTAKNLMTLNGQKNIRIIQNGVDLKRINSILPHDETSDIIFVGRLIREKNVDLLVRAMGILSHENKKYQLLIIGDGPERETIERLIHELSIESHVRMTGFLDDHDEIIARMKSAKICVLPSTREGFGIAALEALACGLPVVTVDHKANAIRDLITEQNGCLCLLSEEDLADKISRTMAQHKEMKNACIASAETFDWDHIASDVENYYQSVIDFRR
- a CDS encoding oligosaccharyl transferase, archaeosortase A system-associated — protein: MDFFKKFTKQQCIIGAVLLSFMAVALILRAIPALFIHDAGFLYLYDTDSYYTLRQIEVMVNHFPQYNWFDPMTAFPGGKTLDWGPLVPFIAATLCLITGATTRDAIFFMSGWVAPFMAMMMVPVMYYLGKQLWNRSAGLAAAGLIAIISLYYFTISSYGWNDHHVAEVVFSTVFILIYCSVLNYIQKNPVDIKKGATFLLPVLFSIGAGISLFLALLSSTTIILVVLVIAVYTAVQYILNYYQGNNSNHLLIVNVVLLSVTSALLLLFGIKQPGTSITQYSIGIVYVHFALIGETVVLAILSKGCSGKKWLYTISLAALAIGGFVLIQINPMLNAVSNQALGLVGFSAYSVGIVETLPWTLPIAWENFNFSLILALGGLLILAYALIKNRESNAVFLVVWSVVMLLLTIQFQRFQNYFTVNIALLAAICIAETLTIRKEKILQCLEPVRCRILPSGEISKDIPGDKNPVSIPKLNKKRDQKRPVHNLANRIDILKNILVIIVILTTAAFIVASLSQDIDYGLKTPDHTLSPDWIESLKWLGANSPDTGVDYYQSYDASGFTYPAQSYGVMAIWDAGHWITVFSHRIPIMNPFQNNLEGANGGAVYFLSTNESKANTLLQNFGGKYIITDSKMAVDTFTNLVPWQSGSVDISSYIKWFMIPDTRDSSHLLKVHRFVNGYFQTQVVRLYIYDGSMTDPGSLQYTTYKIRQVPNHGETAGEVNGYARVITQERPVNGSHITSDTLIIREGSNLVPQGYADVFSDKPYEPIEVVPALQHYRLIHESKNNATVAVFPESSLTTLPDIKYVKIFEYVNGAHITGDGIIEVPIVTNTGRAFVYRQESINGEFVVPYSTTGNHYEVKTNGLYHITGTSRYITVTEDDVVTGKLVSG